In one Gossypium hirsutum isolate 1008001.06 chromosome D09, Gossypium_hirsutum_v2.1, whole genome shotgun sequence genomic region, the following are encoded:
- the LOC107890827 gene encoding mitochondrial metalloendopeptidase OMA1: MACCRRAKVLISSLRPSFTSTPLLRSPFRDSSSIIFPNFGSSSISSTKFSGFSSYSSISQRLGISTRYHYNPFSNVSKRFYFVDRHQVHHFRPRGPRRWIQNPRNVLIVVLVGSGVLITVYFGNLETVPYTKRKHFVLMSKDMEKKLGETQFEQLKAQFKGKILPAIHPESVRVRLIAKDIIDSLQKGLSHDQIWSDLEYASPETSLKHDAMTTFSGREEELGINWSHQDEILDDKWVQQSRKESRDKGSKSKPTTTHLEGLNWEVLVINEPVVNAMCLPGGKIVVFTGLLKHFRTDSEIATILGHEVAHAVARHIAESITKNLWFGILQLILYQFIMPDLVNTMSTLFFRLPFSRRMELEADYIGLLLLSSAGYDPRTAPKVYEKLGKVAKDSTLQDYLSTHPSGKKRAQLLAQAQVMEEALMIYREVSAGRGVEGFL, encoded by the exons ATGGCATGTTGCCGACGGGCAAAGGTTTTAATCAGCAGCTTGCGCCCTAGTTTCACTTCAACTCCTCTTCTGAGATCTCCATTCCGGGATTCCTCATCAATAATCTTCCCCAATTTTGGGTCTTCTTCGATTTCATCTACTAAGTTTTCTGGGTTCTCTTCCTATTCTTCTATCTCACAAAGACTGGGAATATCTACTAGGTATCATTATAATCCCTTCTCTAATGTTTCCAAGAGATTTTACTTTGTGGATCGGCATCAGGTTCACCATTTTAGGCCGCGGGGTCCTCGAAGGTGGATCCAAAATCCTAGGAATGTTTTGATCGTTGTCTTGGTTGGTTCAGGGGTTTTGATTACTGTATACTTTGGTAACCTAGAAACTGTTCCTTACACAAAGCGAAAACATTTCGTGCTCATGTCTAAAGACATGGAGAAAAAGTTGGGGGAGACTCAATTTGAGCAACTCAAAGCTCAGTTTAAGGGAAAGATATTGCCTGCTATTCACCCTGAAAGCGTTCGAGTGAGACTGATTGCCAAAGATATTATCGATTCGTTGCAGAAAGGGTTGAGCCATGATCAAATATGGAGTGATTTGGAGTATGCATCACCGGAGACTTCACTTAAACATGACGCAATGACGACATTCAGTGGGAGGGAAGAAGAGTTGGGGATCAATTGGTCTCATCAAGATGAGATTCTTGATGATAAATGGGTTCAACAAAGTAGGAAGGAAAGTCGAGATAAAGGGTCGAAGTCGAAACCGACAACAACTCACTTGGAAGGATTGAATTGGGAAGTTTTGGTCATCAATGAGCCTGTTGTTAATGCTATGTGTTTACCCGGTGGGAAGATTGTGGTCTTTACAGGGTTGCTCAAGCATTTTCGTACTGATTCAGAGATAGCCACCATACTTGGACATGAG GTTGCGCATGCAGTGGCTCGGCATATAGCCGAATCAATAACCAAGAATTTGTGGTTTGGCATTCTACAATTGATACTTTATCAGTTCATTATGCCTGATCTGGTCAACACAATGTCAACACTTTTCTTTAGGCTCCCCTTCTCTCGGAG GATGGAACTTGAAGCAGATTACATCGGACTGTTGTTGCTTTCATCTGCTGGCTATGATCCTCGAACTGCTCCCAAAGTGTATGAGAAACTAGGAAAGGTTGCAAAGGATTCAACACTGCAAGATTATCTCTCTACGCATCCATCTGGGAAGAAAAGAGCTCAGTTGCTGGCTCAAGCCCAAGTAATGGAAGAAGCACTCATGATTTACCGAGAGGTTAGTGCAGGCCGTGGGGTGGAGGGCTTTCTTTAG